Proteins co-encoded in one Polaromonas vacuolata genomic window:
- the greA gene encoding transcription elongation factor GreA, which translates to MATIPITKIGSEKLKAELHKLKTVERPWVINAISEARAQGDLSENAEYEAAKDRQGFVEGRIQEIEGKLSVALIIDPTAMDAGGKVVFGSTIELQDEDTGDKVTYQIVGEDEADIKQGRVNIGSPIARALIGKDEGDVAEVLAPGGIKRYEIIAVMYV; encoded by the coding sequence ATGGCAACAATTCCTATTACTAAAATCGGCTCGGAAAAACTCAAAGCCGAACTGCACAAGCTCAAGACGGTAGAACGGCCGTGGGTTATCAACGCTATTTCTGAAGCTCGCGCACAGGGCGACCTGAGTGAGAACGCAGAATACGAAGCGGCCAAAGACAGACAAGGTTTTGTCGAAGGTCGGATTCAGGAAATTGAGGGCAAACTCTCAGTCGCCCTGATCATTGATCCGACGGCTATGGACGCTGGCGGTAAAGTTGTTTTTGGCTCGACCATAGAGCTGCAAGACGAAGACACTGGCGATAAGGTGACTTACCAAATTGTTGGCGAGGACGAGGCCGATATTAAGCAAGGCCGCGTCAATATCGGCTCACCGATTGCCCGCGCCTTGATTGGCAAAGACGAAGGCGATGTCGCTGAAGTGCTGGCGCCAGGCGGCATCAAGCGCTACGAGATCATTGCAGTGATGTACGTCTAA
- the carB gene encoding carbamoyl-phosphate synthase large subunit has product MPKRTDIKSVLIIGAGPIIIGQACEFDYSGVQACKALREEGYKVILINSNPATIMTDPATADVTYIEPITWQTVEKIIAKERPDAILPTMGGQTALNCALDLWHNGVLEKYKVELIGAKPEAIDKAEDRLKFKDAMTKIGLGSARSGIAHTMDEAWVVQKTLGFPTVIRPSFTLGGTGGGIAYNPEEFEIICKRGLEASPTKELLIEESLLGWKEYEMEVVRDTADNCIIVCSIENLDPMGVHTGDSITVAPAQTLSDKEYQILRNASLAVLREIGVDTGGSNVQFSINPEDGRMVVIEMNPRVSRSSALASKATGFPIAKVAAKLAIGYTLDELRNEITGGATPVSFEPSIDYVVTKIPRFAFEKFPTADSRLTTQMKSVGEVMAMGRTFQESFQKALRGLEVGVDGMNEKTQDREVLEKELGAPGPDRIWYVGDAFAMGLSVDEVFALTKIDPWFLVQIEQIVKIELELETTTLDAIDAATLRALKQKGFSDRRLAKQLHTTDTAIREKRLALGVRPVYKRVDTCAAEFATNTAYLYSTYEAEGSECEAMPTDKKKIMVLGGGPNRIGQGIEFDYCCVHAALALREDGYETIMVNCNPETVSTDYDTSDRLYFEPLTLEDVLEIVDKEKPYGVIVQYGGQTPLKLALDLEANGVPIVGTTPDMIDAAEDRERFQKLLHELKLRQPPNATARTEPEALEKAAALGYPLVVRPSYVLGGRAMEIVHEQRDLERYMREAVKVSHDSPVLLDRFLNDAIECDVDCIRDSVGATFIGGVMEHIEQAGVHSGDSACSLPPYSLSAETITEIKRQTSAMAAALNVVGLMNVQFAIQHIDGLDVIYVLEVNPRASRTVPFVSKATGIQLAKVAARCMVGQTLAEQGITKEVTPPYFSVKEAVFPFVKFPGVDTILGPEMKSTGEVMGVGKTFGEAFVKSQLGAGTKLPTSGKVFLTVKNNDKLRAVEVARALSAMKFELVATKGTAAAITAAGIACAVVNKVTEGRPHVVDMIKSNEIALVINTVEERRNAIADSRQIRTSALLARVTTFTTIAGAEAAVEGMKYLDNLGIISVQEMHAQLV; this is encoded by the coding sequence ATGCCAAAACGTACAGACATTAAATCGGTTCTCATCATAGGCGCCGGCCCCATCATCATTGGTCAAGCTTGTGAGTTTGATTACTCCGGCGTGCAAGCTTGCAAGGCTTTGCGCGAAGAAGGCTACAAGGTCATTTTGATCAATAGCAATCCGGCCACCATCATGACCGATCCGGCGACTGCCGATGTGACGTATATCGAGCCGATTACTTGGCAGACGGTTGAAAAAATCATCGCCAAAGAACGGCCAGACGCGATTTTGCCGACCATGGGCGGACAGACGGCGCTCAATTGCGCTCTCGATTTGTGGCACAACGGCGTGCTGGAAAAATACAAGGTCGAACTGATTGGTGCCAAGCCAGAGGCCATAGACAAGGCGGAAGACCGGCTCAAATTCAAAGACGCCATGACCAAAATTGGTCTGGGCTCTGCGCGTTCCGGCATTGCCCACACCATGGACGAAGCGTGGGTAGTACAAAAAACCTTGGGTTTCCCGACGGTGATTCGTCCAAGCTTTACGCTGGGCGGCACTGGCGGCGGTATCGCTTACAACCCAGAAGAGTTCGAGATTATTTGTAAGCGCGGACTCGAAGCGTCGCCGACCAAAGAGTTGTTGATTGAAGAGTCGCTCTTGGGCTGGAAAGAGTATGAGATGGAAGTCGTGCGCGACACGGCAGACAACTGCATCATCGTCTGCTCAATCGAAAACCTTGACCCCATGGGCGTGCACACCGGCGACTCGATTACTGTCGCACCAGCGCAGACTTTGAGCGACAAGGAATACCAAATTCTGCGCAACGCATCGCTGGCTGTGCTGCGTGAAATTGGTGTTGATACGGGCGGCTCCAACGTGCAGTTTTCGATTAATCCAGAAGACGGCCGTATGGTCGTGATCGAGATGAATCCACGTGTTTCGCGCTCATCAGCGCTAGCCTCTAAAGCCACCGGTTTCCCGATTGCTAAAGTCGCCGCCAAACTGGCGATTGGCTACACGCTAGACGAGTTGCGCAACGAAATCACCGGTGGCGCAACCCCAGTGAGTTTCGAGCCCAGCATTGATTACGTGGTCACCAAAATACCGCGTTTTGCGTTTGAGAAATTTCCCACCGCAGACTCACGTTTGACGACACAGATGAAGTCCGTTGGCGAAGTCATGGCCATGGGCCGTACCTTCCAAGAATCCTTTCAGAAAGCCTTGCGTGGTCTGGAAGTTGGCGTGGACGGTATGAACGAAAAAACCCAAGACCGCGAAGTATTGGAAAAAGAATTAGGCGCACCCGGCCCAGACCGCATCTGGTACGTGGGTGACGCATTTGCCATGGGTTTGTCGGTTGACGAAGTGTTTGCACTGACCAAGATTGACCCGTGGTTTTTGGTGCAGATCGAGCAGATCGTGAAGATTGAACTCGAACTCGAAACCACGACGCTGGACGCGATTGACGCCGCCACGCTGCGCGCGCTCAAGCAAAAAGGATTTTCTGACAGGCGTTTGGCCAAGCAACTTCACACCACTGATACGGCTATTCGTGAAAAGCGTTTGGCGCTTGGCGTGCGTCCAGTCTATAAGCGGGTTGATACTTGCGCGGCTGAGTTTGCAACTAACACCGCCTACCTGTATTCGACCTACGAGGCCGAAGGCAGTGAGTGCGAAGCCATGCCAACTGACAAGAAAAAAATCATGGTGCTGGGCGGCGGCCCGAACCGTATTGGTCAAGGCATTGAGTTTGATTACTGCTGCGTGCATGCTGCTTTGGCGCTGCGTGAAGACGGTTATGAAACGATTATGGTCAACTGCAATCCAGAAACCGTGTCGACTGACTACGACACCAGCGACCGTTTGTATTTCGAGCCACTGACACTGGAAGACGTGCTTGAAATTGTCGATAAAGAAAAGCCTTATGGCGTGATCGTGCAATACGGTGGTCAGACACCTTTGAAATTGGCGTTGGATTTAGAAGCCAATGGCGTACCGATAGTTGGCACCACACCCGACATGATTGACGCGGCTGAAGACCGTGAGCGTTTCCAAAAACTGCTGCACGAACTCAAGCTGCGTCAGCCGCCAAATGCCACAGCTCGCACCGAACCAGAAGCGCTTGAAAAAGCCGCAGCTCTGGGCTATCCCTTAGTCGTTCGCCCTAGTTATGTGCTGGGCGGACGAGCCATGGAAATCGTCCACGAGCAACGTGACCTTGAGCGCTATATGCGCGAAGCGGTCAAGGTCAGCCATGACTCGCCGGTTCTGTTAGACCGGTTTTTGAACGACGCGATTGAATGCGATGTCGACTGCATCCGTGACTCTGTTGGCGCAACCTTTATTGGCGGCGTGATGGAACACATTGAGCAGGCCGGCGTGCACAGCGGCGACTCGGCGTGCTCCTTGCCGCCGTATTCACTGAGCGCTGAGACGATCACAGAAATCAAGCGCCAAACCTCAGCTATGGCTGCGGCTTTGAATGTGGTGGGCTTGATGAATGTGCAGTTTGCGATTCAGCATATCGACGGCTTAGATGTGATTTACGTGCTCGAAGTTAACCCGCGTGCGTCGCGCACCGTGCCATTCGTGAGCAAGGCCACTGGCATTCAATTGGCCAAGGTTGCGGCACGTTGCATGGTCGGTCAGACACTGGCTGAACAAGGCATCACGAAAGAAGTCACGCCGCCTTATTTCAGCGTGAAAGAAGCGGTTTTCCCGTTCGTGAAATTCCCCGGCGTTGACACTATTCTCGGCCCCGAGATGAAGTCCACCGGCGAGGTCATGGGTGTGGGTAAAACTTTTGGCGAAGCCTTTGTCAAGTCACAGTTGGGCGCTGGTACCAAGCTTCCCACATCAGGCAAGGTTTTTCTCACCGTTAAAAACAACGACAAGTTGCGTGCGGTGGAAGTGGCGCGTGCGCTGAGTGCGATGAAGTTTGAACTGGTTGCAACCAAGGGAACGGCCGCTGCAATTACCGCTGCTGGAATCGCTTGCGCTGTGGTTAACAAGGTCACAGAAGGCCGACCACATGTGGTTGATATGATCAAAAGCAATGAGATTGCTTTGGTGATAAACACTGTCGAAGAGCGGCGTAATGCGATTGCTGACTCACGTCAGATTCGTACCTCAGCACTGCTGGCAAGGGTGACCACCTTCACCACTATTGCCGGCGCAGAAGCGGCGGTAGAAGGCATGAAGTATCTTGATAATTTAGGTATTATTTCCGTGCAAGAAATGCACGCACAGCTGGTTTAA
- the carA gene encoding glutamine-hydrolyzing carbamoyl-phosphate synthase small subunit, producing the protein MLLSLQGISGPKPHAILALADGTVFIGQSIGAAGSTTGEVVFNTAMSGYQEILTDPSYCQQIVTLTYPHIGNYGVSAEDVEAGKIHAAGLIIKDLPLIASNFRSDMSLSEYLIQQSTVAIAGIDTRQLTRLLRTHGAQNGCIMALAVGEEISQGVIDKAVAAARQAPSMAGLDLARVVSSEHAYEWTQTEWKFGSGYGIQITPRFHVVAYDFGVKKNILRMIAERGARITVVPAQTPAADVLKLKPDGIFLANGPGDPQPCDYAIAAARELIETGIPTFGICLGHQIMALASGAKTFKMKFGHHGANHPVKDLDNGRVSITSQNHGFAVDEKSLPANLRATHVSLFDGTLQGLARTDKPAFCFQGHPEASPGPHDISYLFDRFTALMETARAN; encoded by the coding sequence GTGCTTCTGTCTCTACAGGGAATTTCAGGACCTAAGCCGCATGCTATCTTGGCGCTTGCCGATGGCACGGTTTTTATCGGTCAATCTATTGGCGCTGCCGGCTCCACCACCGGCGAGGTGGTCTTTAATACCGCCATGTCTGGTTATCAGGAAATCCTCACCGATCCTAGCTACTGCCAGCAAATCGTCACACTCACCTACCCACATATCGGTAACTACGGCGTTAGCGCCGAAGACGTCGAAGCTGGGAAGATTCACGCCGCCGGACTGATCATCAAAGATCTGCCCTTAATAGCGTCTAACTTTCGCAGCGACATGAGCTTGTCCGAGTATTTGATCCAGCAATCCACGGTCGCCATTGCCGGCATAGACACGCGCCAGCTCACACGTTTGCTGCGCACCCATGGTGCGCAAAACGGCTGCATTATGGCGCTGGCTGTTGGTGAAGAAATCAGCCAAGGCGTAATTGATAAAGCTGTCGCTGCTGCACGCCAGGCGCCTAGCATGGCTGGCTTGGACTTAGCCCGCGTTGTCTCCAGTGAACATGCGTATGAGTGGACGCAGACAGAGTGGAAATTCGGCTCTGGTTACGGCATTCAAATCACGCCGCGCTTTCATGTCGTGGCCTATGACTTCGGCGTGAAGAAAAATATCTTGCGCATGATTGCTGAGCGCGGTGCCCGCATCACGGTAGTGCCAGCGCAAACGCCAGCTGCCGATGTGCTCAAACTCAAACCCGACGGCATTTTCTTGGCCAACGGCCCGGGCGATCCACAGCCATGCGATTACGCCATTGCTGCGGCACGTGAATTAATTGAAACCGGCATACCTACTTTTGGTATTTGCTTGGGTCATCAAATCATGGCGTTGGCCAGCGGTGCAAAAACTTTCAAGATGAAGTTTGGCCACCACGGCGCCAACCATCCGGTGAAAGATTTAGACAACGGCCGTGTCAGCATCACCAGTCAGAATCACGGTTTTGCAGTTGATGAGAAAAGTCTACCGGCTAATTTACGAGCCACGCATGTGAGTTTGTTTGACGGCACGCTGCAAGGCTTGGCGCGTACTGATAAGCCAGCGTTTTGCTTTCAAGGTCACCCCGAGGCATCACCTGGGCCGCACGACATATCGTATTTGTTTGACCGTTTCACTGCCCTTATGGAGACGGCACGAGCCAACTAG
- a CDS encoding TrmH family RNA methyltransferase: protein MTDFSTPLTHISSRDNPLIKDLRRLSQDSAAYRKQGKVWLEGDHLCRAALAKGLKPELAIFSESFWPQAPREWTLCAAKNIVITDALLPEISGLESPARMGFVMALPESALLNPNAPSLILDRVQDAGNVGSMLRSAAAFGFAQVIALKGTAALWSPKVLRAGMGAHFALKLIEGAAPADLAALAMPILVTSSHMGQFVHQQTLPWPCAWAMGHEGQGVGDALMALSSVKVRIDQPGGEESLNVAAAAAICLFASASTQK from the coding sequence ATGACAGATTTTTCTACGCCGCTGACGCACATCAGCTCGCGCGACAATCCGCTGATTAAAGATCTTCGCCGGCTCTCGCAAGACAGCGCGGCTTATCGCAAGCAGGGCAAGGTCTGGCTGGAAGGCGACCATTTGTGCCGCGCCGCTTTAGCCAAAGGTCTTAAACCCGAACTAGCCATTTTTTCAGAATCGTTTTGGCCACAAGCACCGCGTGAGTGGACGCTGTGCGCAGCTAAAAACATAGTCATTACTGATGCCTTGTTGCCCGAAATCAGCGGCCTAGAGTCGCCGGCGCGCATGGGTTTTGTGATGGCTTTGCCAGAGTCTGCCTTGCTCAACCCAAACGCGCCCAGTCTGATTCTTGACCGCGTGCAAGACGCTGGCAATGTAGGCAGTATGCTGCGCAGCGCCGCGGCGTTTGGCTTTGCCCAAGTCATTGCGCTCAAAGGCACGGCAGCACTGTGGTCGCCCAAGGTTTTGCGCGCCGGCATGGGCGCTCACTTTGCGCTGAAACTGATCGAAGGTGCGGCGCCAGCAGACCTTGCAGCGCTGGCGATGCCGATACTCGTGACCAGCTCCCACATGGGGCAATTTGTGCATCAGCAGACCTTGCCTTGGCCTTGCGCTTGGGCCATGGGTCACGAAGGGCAGGGCGTCGGTGATGCGCTAATGGCTCTGTCAAGTGTGAAGGTGAGGATTGACCAGCCAGGTGGTGAAGAATCGCTGAATGTGGCTGCGGCTGCAGCAATTTGTCTTTTTGCCAGCGCCAGTACGCAAAAATGA
- the rnhB gene encoding ribonuclease HII produces MLSKQFFLGEQTLLCWDIPGALMAGVDEAGRGPLMGPVVAAAVILDDRNPIVGLADSKKLTAPKREKLYDEIVSRSLCFCIAQASVEEIDRLNILKATMLAMKRAVEGLRLKPQKVLVDGNRLPLLAILSEAIVKGDSLIPAISAASILAKVHRDRWCTDVDLQYPQYGFAIHKGYGTAVHLAALREHGACPEHRRTFAPVAQVLK; encoded by the coding sequence ATGCTATCGAAACAATTCTTCTTGGGTGAACAAACCCTTCTTTGCTGGGATATTCCCGGCGCTTTGATGGCCGGCGTTGACGAGGCCGGACGTGGCCCGCTCATGGGTCCAGTGGTGGCTGCGGCCGTCATCCTCGATGACAGAAACCCGATTGTCGGCTTGGCTGACTCGAAAAAATTAACCGCACCCAAACGCGAAAAGCTTTATGACGAAATCGTCTCCCGCTCGCTCTGCTTTTGTATAGCACAGGCCAGCGTTGAGGAAATCGATAGGCTGAACATTCTCAAAGCGACCATGCTGGCTATGAAGCGCGCTGTCGAAGGCCTGCGTCTGAAACCCCAAAAAGTATTGGTTGACGGCAATCGATTGCCTTTGCTGGCGATACTTTCTGAAGCGATTGTCAAAGGCGATTCGCTGATACCGGCAATATCTGCGGCGTCCATATTGGCCAAGGTACACCGCGATCGTTGGTGCACTGATGTCGACTTGCAATACCCGCAATACGGTTTTGCGATTCACAAAGGTTATGGCACGGCCGTGCATTTGGCTGCGCTGCGCGAACACGGTGCTTGCCCTGAACACAGACGCACTTTTGCGCCGGTCGCGCAGGTGTTGAAATGA
- the lpxB gene encoding lipid-A-disaccharide synthase yields MLSAPSVPARTADRLPAPPTLAMVAGETSGDLLAGILLDGLTHRWPTLDSHGIGGAQMAARGFEAWWPSEKLAVRGYVEVLRHYREIVGIREQLLARLLAQKPDIFIGVDAPDFNLDLEASLKSQGVKTVHFVSPSVWAWRADRVEKIRRSVDHVLCIFPFEPALLAKHGIAATYVGHPLAGVIALQPDKQAARDKLGLASTDTVIAILPGSRQSEIAYLARRFFEAAALLHKTRPDIKFVVPAIPALLAQITQAAIDAGMLGALQIIQGQSHTVLAACDVTLIASGTATLEAALFKRPMVIAYRMNWLSWQIMKRKKLQPWVGLPNILCEDFVVPEFLQDDATADALAQALLEWVNAKTDAPEKIAAVEQRFGALHALLLRDTTKLASDAIETILLG; encoded by the coding sequence ATGCTCTCCGCGCCGTCTGTGCCGGCCCGTACTGCGGACCGATTGCCTGCTCCCCCCACCCTAGCAATGGTCGCCGGCGAAACCTCGGGCGACTTGTTGGCTGGTATTTTGTTAGATGGCTTGACTCACCGCTGGCCAACGCTTGACAGCCACGGCATTGGCGGTGCGCAAATGGCGGCGCGCGGTTTTGAGGCTTGGTGGCCGAGTGAGAAACTGGCGGTGCGTGGTTATGTAGAAGTGCTGCGCCACTACCGCGAAATTGTTGGCATACGTGAACAACTTTTAGCCCGTTTACTGGCGCAAAAACCCGACATATTTATTGGTGTAGATGCGCCCGATTTCAATCTTGACCTTGAAGCATCGCTTAAAAGCCAAGGCGTTAAAACCGTTCATTTCGTCAGCCCATCGGTATGGGCTTGGCGCGCTGATCGGGTAGAAAAAATCCGCCGTAGCGTTGATCATGTGCTGTGTATATTTCCGTTTGAGCCGGCATTGCTGGCTAAGCACGGTATTGCCGCAACTTATGTGGGCCATCCGCTAGCCGGCGTTATTGCGTTGCAGCCGGATAAACAGGCGGCGCGTGACAAGCTGGGTCTTGCCAGTACGGATACCGTGATTGCGATTTTGCCTGGCTCGCGTCAGTCCGAAATTGCGTATTTGGCGCGGCGCTTTTTTGAAGCTGCAGCGCTGCTGCATAAGACGCGGCCAGACATTAAGTTCGTCGTGCCAGCCATCCCCGCGCTGTTGGCACAAATCACGCAGGCAGCTATTGATGCTGGCATGCTGGGCGCGCTGCAAATTATTCAGGGCCAGTCGCATACGGTATTGGCCGCTTGTGATGTGACCTTGATTGCCAGCGGCACGGCAACCCTTGAGGCCGCACTTTTCAAACGCCCGATGGTGATTGCTTACCGCATGAATTGGCTGTCTTGGCAGATCATGAAGCGAAAAAAACTCCAGCCTTGGGTCGGCCTGCCCAATATACTCTGCGAGGATTTTGTAGTGCCTGAATTTCTGCAAGACGATGCTACAGCCGATGCGCTGGCGCAAGCCTTGTTGGAATGGGTAAACGCTAAAACCGACGCACCCGAAAAAATAGCCGCTGTTGAACAGCGCTTTGGCGCGCTGCATGCTTTGCTGCTGCGCGATACTACTAAATTGGCAAGTGATGCTATCGAAACAATTCTTCTTGGGTGA
- the lpxA gene encoding acyl-ACP--UDP-N-acetylglucosamine O-acyltransferase, whose translation MSHSESHPGIHPTAIVDPQAQIDASVSIGAYSVIGPNVKIGPGTRVGPHCVIEGHTTIGADNHIFQFNSLGAIPQDKKYAGEPCELIIGNRNTIREFCTFNIGSPSAGGVTRLGDDNWIMAYVHLAHDCLVGNHTIFANNSQLAGHVEVGDWVILGGFTVVHQYVRMGAHSMTAMCSLLFADLPPFVMSQGQPAQARTMNFEGLKRRGFSAERLAAVKAMHKALYREDLTLDQANSKIAELVQKFPQADADVMMMTAFLSQTSPQRGIVR comes from the coding sequence ATGAGTCACAGCGAAAGCCATCCCGGCATACATCCCACGGCCATCGTTGATCCGCAAGCCCAAATTGACGCCAGTGTCAGCATAGGCGCTTACAGCGTGATCGGGCCCAACGTCAAGATTGGACCCGGTACGCGGGTTGGGCCGCACTGCGTGATCGAGGGCCACACCACGATTGGTGCGGATAACCATATTTTTCAGTTCAATTCACTGGGTGCCATACCGCAGGATAAAAAATATGCCGGCGAGCCGTGCGAATTGATCATCGGTAACCGCAACACGATTCGCGAGTTTTGCACCTTTAATATCGGCTCACCAAGCGCTGGCGGTGTGACGCGGCTGGGCGACGATAACTGGATCATGGCCTATGTGCATTTGGCGCATGACTGCTTGGTCGGTAACCACACAATTTTCGCTAACAACTCACAACTCGCCGGCCATGTAGAAGTCGGCGACTGGGTGATATTGGGCGGCTTTACTGTCGTCCACCAGTACGTGCGTATGGGCGCGCACAGCATGACGGCCATGTGCTCTTTGCTGTTTGCCGATCTGCCACCGTTTGTGATGTCGCAAGGTCAGCCAGCGCAGGCGCGCACCATGAATTTTGAAGGTCTAAAGCGGCGCGGTTTCTCGGCTGAACGGCTGGCGGCTGTCAAAGCCATGCACAAGGCCTTGTACCGTGAAGATCTCACACTGGATCAGGCAAACAGCAAGATTGCTGAGTTAGTGCAAAAATTCCCGCAAGCCGATGCTGATGTAATGATGATGACGGCATTTTTGTCGCAAACTTCACCGCAGCGCGGCATAGTGCGCTAA
- the fabZ gene encoding 3-hydroxyacyl-ACP dehydratase FabZ: MMDIHQILKQLPHRFPFLLVDRVLEIEKGVRIKALKNVTINEPFFVGHFPHHPVMPGVLMLEAMAQAAALLAFDTLGSAPDDKTVYYFAGIDGARFKRPVEPGDQLIMDVTLDRMKSGVFKFTGKCSVDGALVCEAQLMCTMRSIA, from the coding sequence ATGATGGATATTCACCAAATTCTCAAGCAGCTCCCGCACCGCTTTCCTTTTCTGCTGGTCGATAGAGTGCTTGAAATTGAAAAAGGCGTGCGCATTAAGGCGCTGAAAAATGTCACGATTAATGAGCCGTTTTTCGTCGGCCATTTTCCCCATCATCCCGTCATGCCGGGTGTGTTGATGCTCGAAGCCATGGCGCAAGCGGCGGCTTTGTTGGCCTTTGACACCTTGGGTTCTGCACCTGATGACAAAACCGTTTACTACTTTGCCGGTATCGATGGTGCGCGCTTTAAGCGTCCGGTCGAACCCGGTGACCAGCTCATCATGGACGTGACACTAGACCGCATGAAGTCTGGCGTCTTTAAGTTCACCGGTAAGTGCAGCGTAGACGGTGCGCTGGTCTGTGAAGCGCAACTGATGTGCACCATGCGCAGCATTGCCTAA
- the lpxD gene encoding UDP-3-O-(3-hydroxymyristoyl)glucosamine N-acyltransferase, whose amino-acid sequence MVGFLLPEMSVRLVGDPEMLIERLAPLEHAKAGELSFLSHPKYAPKLATSEAGCVIVSPAAQAAAQLRGACLVVDDPYYCFARLTQFWKRSHQLLAPAVIHHLACIDPLAQIATGVSVAAFVCIGPGARIASGARIAEHCVIGANASVGVDSRLSARVTLADGCSIGERCIIHPGVVIGADGFGFAQHQGHWEKIEQLGAVRIGNDVEIGANSCIDRGALQDTVIEDGVKLDNLVQIGHNVHVGKHTAMAGCAGVAGSARIGAHCTIGGGAVVLGHLTLADNVHVSAASVVTRSIFKPGMYTGFFPIDDNAAWEKNAVTLKQLHKLRDRLRLVEKSSLHSTENKVKKS is encoded by the coding sequence ATGGTCGGCTTTCTTTTGCCCGAAATGTCGGTGCGCTTGGTCGGTGACCCTGAGATGCTTATCGAGCGGCTTGCGCCGCTTGAACATGCTAAAGCCGGTGAGCTTAGTTTTTTAAGTCATCCCAAATACGCACCCAAGCTTGCGACTTCAGAGGCCGGCTGTGTGATCGTCTCACCAGCCGCTCAAGCGGCGGCGCAATTGCGCGGCGCTTGCCTTGTCGTGGATGATCCCTACTACTGTTTTGCGCGCCTCACACAATTTTGGAAGCGCTCGCATCAGCTGCTCGCGCCAGCCGTCATCCATCACTTAGCATGCATAGACCCTTTAGCCCAAATTGCAACCGGCGTTTCTGTCGCTGCATTTGTTTGCATTGGCCCAGGCGCACGTATTGCGAGCGGTGCGCGTATCGCCGAGCATTGCGTGATTGGAGCGAATGCCTCGGTGGGCGTTGATAGTCGACTGTCGGCGCGCGTCACGTTGGCAGACGGCTGCAGCATTGGCGAGCGCTGCATCATCCACCCCGGCGTTGTGATTGGTGCGGACGGCTTTGGTTTTGCGCAGCACCAAGGCCACTGGGAAAAAATCGAACAACTAGGCGCAGTCCGAATTGGTAACGATGTCGAGATAGGCGCAAACAGCTGCATTGACCGCGGCGCGCTTCAAGACACCGTGATCGAAGACGGCGTCAAGTTAGATAACTTAGTTCAGATTGGCCATAACGTACATGTCGGCAAACACACGGCCATGGCCGGTTGTGCCGGCGTTGCCGGTAGCGCGCGGATTGGCGCGCACTGCACGATTGGCGGCGGCGCGGTGGTTCTGGGTCATTTGACGCTGGCTGACAATGTGCATGTGTCAGCCGCTTCGGTGGTCACACGATCTATTTTTAAGCCGGGAATGTACACCGGCTTCTTTCCCATAGACGACAATGCGGCCTGGGAAAAAAATGCAGTCACACTTAAGCAACTGCACAAATTGCGCGACCGGCTCCGCTTGGTCGAAAAATCCTCGCTGCATAGCACCGAAAATAAAGTAAAAAAATCATGA
- a CDS encoding OmpH family outer membrane protein: MKKLTRQFILGSLLVLAGLQAHAQELKIGIVNLDRIFREANTAKSAQVKLEQEFSKREKELNEIGSQLKTASDKFERDAPTLAESQRNSRQKTLVDQDREFQRKRREFQEDLNARKNEELQQVIERANKVVKSLAETEKYDLIVQEAVYVNPKFDVTDKVIKLLNASNGK, from the coding sequence ATGAAGAAACTCACTCGTCAATTTATTCTTGGCTCACTGCTGGTATTGGCTGGCCTGCAAGCCCATGCGCAAGAGCTCAAGATTGGTATCGTCAATCTGGATCGTATTTTTCGCGAAGCCAATACTGCCAAGTCGGCTCAAGTCAAACTTGAGCAAGAGTTTAGTAAGCGTGAAAAAGAGCTCAACGAAATCGGTAGCCAACTCAAGACTGCTTCCGATAAGTTCGAGCGCGACGCGCCCACGCTAGCCGAGAGTCAGCGCAATTCGCGCCAGAAAACTTTGGTCGACCAAGACCGTGAATTCCAACGCAAGCGCCGCGAATTCCAAGAAGACCTCAATGCCCGCAAAAACGAAGAGTTGCAGCAAGTTATTGAGCGCGCTAACAAGGTGGTCAAAAGCTTGGCTGAAACTGAAAAATACGACTTGATCGTGCAAGAAGCGGTGTATGTCAATCCTAAGTTCGACGTGACCGACAAGGTCATCAAACTGCTGAATGCCAGCAACGGCAAATAA